In Cupriavidus sp. EM10, the genomic window CCGCAAGCTGCACCTGCATGTATCCGACGAGGAACTGGCCCGGCGGCGTGCCGCGTGGCAACCGCCGGCGCCACCCATGGAGCGCGGCTGGACGCGGCTGTACTTCGAGCACGTGCAGCAGGCCAATCTGGGCGCCGACATGGACTTCCTGGTCGGCAAGAGCGGCGCTGCCGTGCCGAAAGACAACCACTGACGCATTACCCCCGGGGCACGGCGCCGGCGCAAGACAAGGAGACGCAACGCATGGCATCGGTTCAGATCCGGGATGTGCAGAAGTCCTTTGGCGGGACGCAGGTCATACGGGGCGTCAGCATCGATATTCCCGATGGCGAGTTCACGGTGCTGGTGGGCCCGTCCGGCTGCGGCAAGTCCACGCTGCTGCGGATGCTGGCCGGCCTGGAAGAAATCTCCGGCGGCGAGATCGCCATCGGCGAGCGCGTGGTGAACCGCCTGCCGCCCAAGGAGCGCGATATCGCCATGGTGTTCCAGAACTACGCGCTCTACCCGCATATGTCGGTCTACGACAACATGGCGTTCTCGCTGAAGCTTGCGGGCGTACCCAGGGACACCATCAAGGAAAAGGTCGACAAGGCGTCCGGCATCCTGGGCCTGGGCCAGTTGCTGGACCGCTACCCGCGCCAGCTGTCCGGCGGGCAACGCCAGCGCGTGGCCATGGGCCGCGCCATCGTGCGCGATCCGCAGGTGTTCCTGTTCGATGAGCCGCTGTCGAACCTGGATGCCAAGCTGCGCGTGCAGATGCGCGCCGAGATCAAGGAATTGCACCAACGGCTGCGCACCACATCGGTCTACGTCACGCACGACCAGATCGAGGCCATGACCATGGCCGACCAGATCGTGGTGATGCGCGACGGCCGCGTGGAGCAGCGCGGGCGCCCGCTGGCGCTCTACGACCATCCCGACAACCTGTTCGTGGCCGGCTTTATCGGGTCGCCGGCGATGAACTTCGTGCCGGGCGTGCTGCGCCGGCAGAACGGCGAGGCGCGGGTGGCGTTTCCGGATGGCACGCTGCTGCCCGCCCCTGGCCGCCTGCAGGACGGCGCCGGTACCGACGGCCAGCGCGTGATCTACGGCGTGCGGCCCGAGCACCTGGCCTACGGTGCGCCGGGCCAGGGCTTTCCGACCACGGTGACGGTGGTGGAACCGACCGGCGCCAACACCGAGGTCTACTCGCGCTTCGGTGAGACCGATTTCATTTCGGTGTTCCGCGAACGTCACGACTTTGCTGCTGGCCAGGCGCTGCATCTGGTGCCCGACCATCACCACACGCACCTGTTCGACGCCGAATCGGGACAGGCCCTGCCTCGCCAGACCGCACGGCAATAACCACCCTTGGCATGACCATGGAGGAGACACAGCAATGAGCCATTCCGGAAACTTCACAAGGCGCGACTTCCTGGTATCGACGGCGGCCGTGGCTGCCACCACCGCGCTGGGCACTCCGGCGTACGCCGCCACGCAGCTCCAGTACAAGCCCGAGGCCGGCGCCAAGCTGCGGGTGCTGCGCTGGAAGCGCTTCGTCCAGGGCGACGAAGACCTGTGGAACGCCAACGCGAAGAAATTCAGCGAGCTGACCGGGGTGGAGATACGCGTCGACAACGAAGGCTGGGAGGACGTGCG contains:
- a CDS encoding ABC transporter ATP-binding protein encodes the protein MASVQIRDVQKSFGGTQVIRGVSIDIPDGEFTVLVGPSGCGKSTLLRMLAGLEEISGGEIAIGERVVNRLPPKERDIAMVFQNYALYPHMSVYDNMAFSLKLAGVPRDTIKEKVDKASGILGLGQLLDRYPRQLSGGQRQRVAMGRAIVRDPQVFLFDEPLSNLDAKLRVQMRAEIKELHQRLRTTSVYVTHDQIEAMTMADQIVVMRDGRVEQRGRPLALYDHPDNLFVAGFIGSPAMNFVPGVLRRQNGEARVAFPDGTLLPAPGRLQDGAGTDGQRVIYGVRPEHLAYGAPGQGFPTTVTVVEPTGANTEVYSRFGETDFISVFRERHDFAAGQALHLVPDHHHTHLFDAESGQALPRQTARQ